Genomic window (Lynx canadensis isolate LIC74 chromosome A1, mLynCan4.pri.v2, whole genome shotgun sequence):
cctaaacccagcagaagaagagaaataataaagatcagagcagaaataaacaatatagaatctaaaaaaactgtagagcagatcaatgaaaccaagagttggttttttgaaaaaataaacaaaattgacaaacctctagccaggcttctcaaaaagaaaagggagatgacccaaatagataaaatcatgaatgaaaatggaattattacaaccaatccctcagagatataaacaattatcagggaatactatgaaaaattatatgccaacaaattggacaacctggaagaaatggacaaattcctgaacacccacactcttccaaaactcaatcaggaggaaatagaaagcttgaacagacccataaccagcgaagaaattgaattggttatcaaaaatctcccaacaaataagagtccaggaccagatggcttcccaggggagttctaccagacgtttaaagcagagataatacctatccttctcaagctattccaagaagtagaaagggaaggaaaacttccagactcattctatgtagccagtattactttgattcctaaaccagacagagacccagtaaaaaaagagaactacaggccaatatccctgatgaatatggatgcaaaaattctcaataagatactagcaaatcgaattcaacagcatatacaaagaattattcaccatgatcaagtgagattcattcctgggatgcagggctggttcaacattcgcaaatcaatcaatgtgatacatcacattaacaaaaaaaaaagagaagaaccatatgatcctgtcaatcgatgcagaaaaggcctttgacaaaatccagcaccctttcttaataaaaacccttgagaaagtcgggatagaaggaacatacttaaagatcataaaagccatttatgaaaagcccacagctaacatcatcctcaacggggaaaaactgagagctttttccctgagatcaggaacacaacagggatgcccactctcaccgctgttgtctaacatagtgctggaagttctagcatcagcaatcagacaacaaaaggaaatcaaaggcatcaaaattggcaaagatgaagtcaagctttcgctttttgcagatgacatgatattatacatggaaaatccgatagactccaccaaaagtctgctagaactgatacatgaattcagcaaagttgcaggatacaaaatcaatgtccagaaatcagttgcattcttatacactaacaatgaagcaacagaaagacaaagaaactgatcccattcacaattgcaccaagaagcataaaatacctaggaataaatctaaccaaagatgtaaaggatctgtatgctgaaaactatagaaagcttatgaaggtaattgaagaagatttaaagaaatggaaagacattccctgctcatggattggaaaaataaatattgtcaaaatgtcaatattacccaaagctatctacacattcaatgcaatcccaatcaaaattgcaccagcattcttctcgaaattagaacaagcaatcctaaaattcatatggaaccacaaaaggccccgaatagccaaaggaattttgaagaagaagaccaaagcaggaggcatcacaatcccagactttagcctctactacaaagctgtaatcatcaagacagcatggtattggcacaaaaacagacacacagaccaatggaatagaatagaaaccccagaactagacccacaaacgtatggccaactcatctttgacaaagcaggaaagaacatccaatggaaaaaagacagcctctttaacaaatggtgctgggagaactggacagcaacatgcagaaggttgaaactagaccactttctcacaccatgtacaaaaataaactcaaaatggataaaggacctaaatgtgagacaggaaaccatcaaaaccttagaggagaaaggaggaaaagacctctctgacctcagccgtagcaatctcttactcgacacatccccaaaggcaagggaattaaaagcaaaagtgaattactgggaccttatgaagataaaaagcttctgcacagcaaaggaaacaaccaacaaaactaaaaggcaaccaacggaatgggaaaagatatttgcaaatgacatatcggacaaagggctagtatctaaaatctataaagagctcaccaaactccacacccgaaaaacaaataacccagtgaagaaatgggcagaaaacatgaatagacacttctctaaagaagacatccagatggccaacaggcacatgaaaagatgttcagcgtcgttccttatcagggaaatacaaatcaaaaccacactcaggtatcacctcacgccagtcagagtggctaaaatgaacaaatcaggagactatagatgctggagaggatgtggagaaacgggaaccctcttgcactgttggtgggaatgcaaactggtgcagccgctctggaaggcagtgtggaggttcctcagaaaattaaaaatagacctaccctatgacccagcaatagcactgctaggaatttttccaagggatacaggagtactgatgcataggggcacttgtaccccagtgttcatagcagcactctgaacaatagccaaattatggaaagagcctaaatgtccatcaactgatgaatggataaagaaattgtggtttatatacacaatggaatactacgtggcaatgagaaaaaatgaaatatggccttttgtagcaacgtggatggaactggagagtgtaatgctaagtgaaataagccatacagagaaagacagataccatatggtttcactcttatgtggatcctgagaaacttaacaggaacccatgggggaggggaaggaaaaaaaaaaaaagaggttagagtgggagagagccaaagcataagagactgttaaaaactgagaacaaactgaggggtgatggagggtgggagggaggggagggtgggtgatgggtattgaggagggcaccttttgggatgagcactgggtgttgtatggaaaccaatttgtcaataaatttcatatatatatatatatatatatatatataaaataaatagagttTGGGCCAAATCCATGTCAAAGTTGGTCTACTGCATGCATAGAttaattctgtgtttatttctcctGGTCTTGAATACATAGTTGGAGGAAATATTCTTTCACATAAATGCATATGGAAGGAGAGCTAATTTGGCAAGAAAACCAAGTTGAAGCCCCTAGAAGTATTTCTCTATAGTAAAATCATAGAGAAAACCAATATTGCAACTCTGGTAAAAATTGCAGGGATTACAACCATCATTAAATATAGGAGAGGGATCATAACTGTCCTGTTTCCATTTAACTTGCTTGTTTACCTAATGCCAAGGCCACTGGGTCTTGTGGAACAAATATAGATTACCTAAAGTTAATCAGGAAGTTACAAAAATTGTAGCTTCTGTGCAATATTTGGCATCTTTGCTAGAGCAAATCAACACAGCTCCTTGTGTGGAAAATAAGAATTTCTCCATATAAATCAGCAAGGATTGTCAAAAACAGTACAATTTCACTTGAAATGGACAGCAgtatatttttatcatgttttctcAGAGGTATCTCAACTCTTCTGTCTTCTGTCAAAATATAGTCCATAGAAACCCTGATCAAATAATCTTACAGTACATTGTGCTGTCCACTAGACATCAGGCCAGATGGATCTGATATGCATTGAATTGTGAGTATCTTATGCCTTCATAAAATACATGCATGACAACAGGTAGGAGACAGGACCCATGAGCCTATCATTTCAAGGAAGAAATGCAGCATTCATTCATGTAGAGCATGAATAGATATCCCCTAAATCtcctttaaagtgaaaaaaaaggtgCTACACTTGAACAGTTACCTGTAAGAAAGAGTCACAGCAGTGGCTGAGCCACTTTGGATTTGGAATGCAAGATATGCCATATTTGGTTACGTTGCTCCAggctacccccacccccaccccccattagtCCACATGACTGTCTCTATGCCGTATGGCAAATACAGGCTACAGTAAAAGCCTGTCTTCCACGTGGGTTTTAAGGACTAATAGATCCAACTCCAATGTTTCATAAGTTAGGGCAAATAGGGATTCTGGGTAGATCCTCTGAAAAAGCCCAATAGGTAAATAACACAAAAAGTCTTAGGGTTTTAGTGCAAAGTCATATCCtcttctgacattttcttttcaagaaacaAATCCCAGATTGTTAATGGGCCCTGAGGAAGGTATATATAGAGAAGCTTCTCAGAAGAGGCACAGGAGGTGAGAATATTTCTGAGTATGTGGGTGGCTATCAGtcagcctctttctttttttttttttattttatatatgaaatttattgtcaaattggtttccatacaacacccagtgctcatcccaaaaggtgccctcttcaatacccatcacccaccctcccctccctcccaccccccatcaaccctctttCTTCAGCCACTCCAATAGTTTCTCAGTGGGCCTGTGTATCAATTGGCAGGGGGGCTGGGAATGGAAGCTATGCACAGGCTCAGTGGCATAGATTTTTCCTTACTATGTTGATCTGCCTACCACTAGATGTGAGGGCATTCACTGCAAAAACTAAAGTTTTACATGGAGCCCTAACTATCTGTCATTTCCTGAATCCTCAAGCTATCTTTCTAAGGGCAGGTTTATTCCAACATAAAAATTTTCATCACTGTAACAGGACATATTCTACATATGGATTTGCCTTCCTTCTCTGCTATGCTTCTGCATCATTATCTGTGGACTGAAGGAATGCCTCATTCATCGTCATGGTATTCCACATAGCACCCTTCCAAGCTCATTTCAACATAACAAAAATGTAACAATGACTTCATGTCCATAAAAGGTATTGTTCTTTCCGTGTACCACAATATCTAGAAGTAAGTACCCTGATAGACAGTTTGGATGAcctactgaaaaaaatgttatctcatCAGCTTTGATGTAACATCCTATGggtatatatatcatgtattatATGCTTTGTATATCTAGTATACTTTCTCCCCAAAGACAGAATACATGGGTCTGGGAATCAAGGAGCAGAAATGAGTGTGAATACTTTCATCACCTAATATCCCACGTAAGTTTTTCTTTCCATCCCCACAACCTTAAACTGTGCTGCTCTTGAGGGCTTAGTTCTCAAAAGATAAGTGTGTTAACAAGAGGACACAATGGTTATGACTTCACCTGGTGTGGTGGGCCCTCATGCCATGACTCCATTGAACTGACAATTAGTTAAGAGTATTGGTTTTTTACATGGGTTGCATATATTCAACCCATGTATAGGATGTGTTGCATCCTATACAATGAGGATAAGAAACACTATGTTTAGAACCCATGGAATTCTCTGGGTAAGTCTTAGTACTGCCATGTTTGATAGCGTCATTCAAAAACTATGACAGTCCAACAAAGGCTCATGGCTTCCAGAAACAAAAGGTTGGTAGACCAGGTAGtgtttgaaagcaaaaataacatgaaCTGGATCATAAAATCATGTGATTGAAATCAATACCAGCAGTGGTCTCATGACTCATTACAGGAATGAAGACTGTGGCTGTTATGgatatttttatgtctatattagccaattatatatatttatatattagccAATTATATTATATAGACCATCAACCCTGAGAAGTTACTCAGatgagatgaaaagtacagtggACAGTCCTGAAATAATGGGCTTGAGATGGACACAAAACTTGCAGGACATGTGGCCCCCTTgctggagagaggtggggagttGCCTATGAAGGTAAGGGCCTGAATTTTCTATGAGAGGAAATATTCATAGAAGGTAAGAATGGATGCAGAATGTAATAAAGATTAATAGTAACAACCCTAAGCGTATTGGTCTCCAGATACAGTTATTGCCCTTCCTTGATCTATTTAGTTTGTGGTGGGGTAGAGTGGGGATGGGATGAGATGCTAATGAACCTGCAGGCTGTATTTCCTTGGTTCCCATATCCATAGACTATCTGGGGAGAGAATAAAGGGATAAGGTGAGCGAGTACCCCCTCCAAGTCCACTTCAGGTGGCACCTCAGGCAGTAGTAGAGGAAGGCTGCTCCTGTTCCTGCAAGAATAGCCTGCCATGTTGGTTGCAGTTTCTTCCAGATGACCCTGCCCCTTGGGTTCTTCTAATACCAACTCTCCTTCTATCTTATGTCTAGGAATGTTAGCAACTTCATACTGTTACTAATCTCAGGGTTTCCTCAGTATCTCCTGTTTGGATTTGCAGTTCTTTTATCACTTGTGTCACCAATGCTCTGCATTAAATGGCctccattgtaaatatttaaagttgttTCTATTTTCCTAGTTAGACCCTTTCTGACACCGAGTGATCACTGACTTCATAAAAACTCAAATGATATCAATTTACCTACTGTCATGAATATGTGGCCTTCATAAGTGTTATGTCTTTGATCAGAACATccataatatttatttctctaatttagGGCTTCTCAACCTCAGCGCTGTTGACATTTgggactggataattctttgttgtagaaGACTATCCTGTGCATTGTAcaatatttagcagcatccctggtctacTTACGAGATGCCAGTAATACCTCCCTCCTAGGTTGTgaccaccaaaaatgtctctagacattgcaaGCATCCCCTGcaagggtgggagtggggcaaAACTGCCTcttgttgagaaccactgctctaattgaaaagctgttaaaaacactacagtttttttttctccctttgaagtaatgatttttatttggaCTAATCCCTGCCTATTGTGATTTAGTGTGGTTATTACAGTGGAGTTCAGTAGACATGGCTGCACCTGGTCATatatatgataattttattttcaatctgcaCCTTTAGTCACTTGCCAATACAAAATGCTCATCCTATAGAATGAAATGTTGCATGTAGCATTCTAAACTTTGACATCTTCCCAtatccatgcattcattcagtccattcattcattcagcctaTTAATTACTTACAGAGTGTTAGGCTCCTTTCTAAGCACATGGATGAGCAATTTAAGAAAGTAATGCCTCCAGTCTATCGTAGCTGGGCATAATAGCATGACATCCAGAACCACATAAGAAAAGACTGTGCTCTTCTGAAAATGAGAGGGTATTTTTCTCAAGTCTTGTTTTAATTAATGCAGACTTCCTCTTACAAGGATATGTCATTATACGCTGAGACAAACTTCAGAAAATTAGGATGCACTTGGGTCCCATATTAGGCCACAGAATTACTGAGCAACTTGTTAATGCCAATGTGGATTTGGAACCACGGATCATTGTTGTGTGAAAACCATTGGATGTAGCTGTGCAAATCAAGCCCCCTGACTCCTTTTGCTTTCACTTCTGTACTCAAATAGTGCTTTTTAATTCTGCACTTCTCTCCTATGAAAGTAAGCAGAGAATTCTGTTTAGAATCTCATTGACATCAGTTGCCTTGTCTCTACTTAACTCACAGTTctctttattcagttttttttttgtgattttaaaatttacaaactGTCTTATAGCTCCAGCAAGCGAACatgtttattcttattattcAAACACTAAATTAGATAAAATTTGACATGTCCTAAAGCCTTGCCTTGAAGTCATGGTATTCCTTTCAATTCTAAGAAACAGGATCCTTGGTATACTGTGTAGTCTCTGTCTACttgattcttattcttttttcttgttccaCATATACTTATTCATGACGGACaagtattgcattgtatgttacTGACTAAATCCTCCATTTTCCCAACTGTTTTGATGATGGTATAGTGAAAGTGGTggtggagaaaatgaagaaacttcTATGGCCATGTAGCTGCTTAATAAATGTAGCAGAGTGATCATCGGTGCTATTGTAACATCTAGGAGTATGTTTGGTGGCATTTGAATAAGCTAGTAACCATgcattgaaaatagaaaaacattaacaGTGGGACATAGAATTACTTGCCAGGGGAGATTGCCTTGGCCAGAGGTTCCTTTAAGGGATGGTTAGGTTTCCTTCTGGTGAGTCCCCACCCTGTAAAGATCCCAGGAATAGCTAGAGAAGAGCACACAGCAGATTTTCCAACCCCCTCACAGAAACATAAAACAAGCGCAGTTAAAGCAAGTACACCACAAGTTGTGTCACCAGTGGTTGCCTCACCTTtcttcccactcttgatctccCTATACCTGCTCCATCCCCATCAAGCTCCTGACtgctttcttcacatccttattCCTCAGTGTGTAGACCAGAGGGTTGAGTGTGGGTGCAAGAATCATGTAAAGCACTGCCAGTGCTTTGCTCTGGTCCTGGGAGTAGTTGTCCTTGGGCTGCAGATACAAAAACATAATGGTCCCATAGAAGAGTGAGACTACCATTAGGTGGGAGGCACAGGTCCTAAaggcctttttccttccctctgctgagCGCATTTTTACTACTGCCCTGGCGATGCACACGTAAGTGGTCAGGATGATGGAGACAGGCATGCCTAGGATGATTAGCCGGGCAATAAACATTTTAGATTCTGTTGGGCCAGTATCAACGCAGGAGAGTTTAACAATGATCAGTAGTTCACAGAAGAAATGGTCCACACGCCGGTTTCCACATAGAGGCAGCACCATGGCCATTGAGGACTGGAGAAAGGAGTTAGCAAAACCAGAGGACCAGGAAGCTGCTGCCAGGAGGTGGCACAGCCTGGGGTGCATGATGGAGGTATAGTGTAGAGGCCAGCAAACTGCAACATAGCGATCAACTGCCATCACCGCAAGGAGCACACACTCTGTGGAGCCAAGTGCCAAGGCCACCCAGTACTGGACCATGCAGCCAGCATAGCTGATCTTTTTGTTACCTCCCCACATGTTCACCAGCATCTGGGGCACAATGCTGGTGGTGAAGCAGAGGTCAAGCACAGAGAGGTTtctgaggaagaagtacatgggtgtATGAAGTCCAGCATCCAGGATAGAAAGTAGGATTATGGCCACGTTGCCCACAAGAGTTATGGTGTAGAACAtcaggacaaagagagagaggatcagcTCTAACTTGGGCCGCTCAGAGAAGCCCACTAAGATGAAAtccccacctgtgctctcatTAGCTGTTTCCATCTCCTCTTCAGCCCTATCACTTCAGGAGATCCCACACCCTCTGTTGTGGGATTTAAGAATAATAAGTGGGTAATTAATACACATAATGGATTTAAAGGACAAGCATGGGTCCTTATATGTGACCTAAattctacatttttgttttctcttgtccttTCCATCTATTTCCCCCTGCAACTGGATGAAAACTCCAGCAGATACATGACCTCCACAGTAATAAATGTATCACAACCAATTTCAGTTACAAACAGAATCTAAATCCACTAATTTGAAAACCCAATCCCATGAATACCAACAACTGAAAGCCTCACTTAGCATTCAGTCTTGTCCTCCACCAGCTATCACTCCTTCCAGGTAACCCCTTGTGCTTGAGGGATGGGCTGTGggcagcttctctctctccccaccctttcTATGCCAGCATGACAGTAGGGCCATAGGGTCTTCCTGTTTGGGCCAtgcaaagggggaagaaaagagttaCAAAAAAGTTCTTACTCTTCCAATCTGAGCCTGGGAGGTGTTTAAAGAGCTGACTCTTCTCTCATGGGAAAAGTGGTGGGTTCTTATAAGCCTCTTTACTGGGACAATGGGCCTGTGGGTCCCCAGCCTGGACTGGTGCATCTCCCATGAAGCTTACATCACCTTTTGCAGCTTCTGGAGATCCAGCATTCTCTCCCAGCATCGTGCTACtttttccctttgtccctctgGTGGCTCTAATGGATTAGACTCAGGACAACCCTGCACTAACTCTCCCTTCACCACCACCCTCCTCCAACACACAGGAAAGTCTCTTCCATCATTTGTCTCAAAAACATTGCAGCAACCAAGACTTTCTTGAATCTACCACTGTAGAAGCTATTGGCACTTTTCTCATCCCCCAGAATTTCCTGGTTTTTCTGCCCCTGATTCACTCTGTGCACTCCCAACTAAAATATGCAATTAGTGAAATCTCCAAGTAGCTCTGTTGAAGTCTCCCATCTGCACACCTATTAATGTGATGGGGCAGGTACTTTAAAACACCCTTTCCTGTTGGAAGGGGATGGTTTCAGACTCAGACTACTGCttatttcaaatgaatatttgcaaattctctcccctcctctttacTCTCCTGACCTGTTTAATTTTTCATGTGGATGAAACTCTTCTGGATGAATACTCCAAGAATCatacaaccatttaaaaaatcattttcttataaatactACATATGATTGAATCTTTCCCACCCTCTATAACATTTGAGTCAAATATAAGGCAGAgagattcattttaaaatactggtCCTTATGTACTAGAGGCAGTGGGACACTCAGTTTCGTGGGACAAAATTTTGTGGGACATCCACTTTTTGGGGATAGCTTCTGTCCATACCTTTCAGGAAAGTCAAGTGATAATAAGGCAacaaatctcaaataaatgacCAAGAGGGTAAATTAATTTAAGCACTTATCTTAAATAGTagttataaataaagaaatcaaaattagatAACAAATTCACTCCACTTGAATAGAagttgaaggaaaaaatcaaataggCAAAAGGTTATTTCCATACATGTCACAAATAATTTCCATGTTGATTCTTTCTGTGATTTTTCCAGTTGTCCCTCTTCTGTTAAATAGAAATACATCATAGGATTACCTTCGAGATAGATTGCCACTGACTTCAAGAAGCTTTGAGATATCCAggtctttcaaattttattttctcctctactAATCACATTGTGTTCAGAAAGACTTGTTCTTAATGACACTAGCCTTCCTCCTTGCAACAGTATCTCATCTCTCCATTGGTATACAGATCATTAGCTACACTCTTATTCATGCCTTTGCACAGAGCATATTGAGATGGTAAGGGCCGGGCCTTAGTGTCCTTGTCCACAGTCATCTTGCTTCATTA
Coding sequences:
- the LOC115501776 gene encoding olfactory receptor 10, whose protein sequence is METANESTGGDFILVGFSERPKLELILSLFVLMFYTITLVGNVAIILLSILDAGLHTPMYFFLRNLSVLDLCFTTSIVPQMLVNMWGGNKKISYAGCMVQYWVALALGSTECVLLAVMAVDRYVAVCWPLHYTSIMHPRLCHLLAAASWSSGFANSFLQSSMAMVLPLCGNRRVDHFFCELLIIVKLSCVDTGPTESKMFIARLIILGMPVSIILTTYVCIARAVVKMRSAEGRKKAFRTCASHLMVVSLFYGTIMFLYLQPKDNYSQDQSKALAVLYMILAPTLNPLVYTLRNKDVKKAVRSLMGMEQV